A section of the Dehalobacter sp. DCM genome encodes:
- a CDS encoding phosphopentomutase — MTRAIVIIMDSVGIGAMPDAAAYGDTGSNTIVHISKAVGGLKIPNLTRMGLANITDIPFIAAIADPAGNYGKMSELSPGKDTTTGHWEISGIVLNEPFPTFPSAFPKEFIKQFELRIGRETLGNEVASGTEIIERLGVEHMRTGKPIVYTSADSVFQIAAHEEIIPLDDLMAICRTAREMLVNELGVSRVIARPFIGDTGHFQRTTNRHDFSVKPMEKTLLDHVIARGQKVFAVGKINDIFAGQGISEYVLTKGNDDGVNKTIDYMKRYEPGMIFTNLVDFDMVYGHRNNVKGYAEALEAFDRRIPEIISALRDDDILIISADHGCDPTTDSTDHSREYVPVLAYGRQLKKGINLGTRESFADLGATIAEYLGIEPLVHGQSFYSSIRI, encoded by the coding sequence ATGACGCGAGCGATAGTCATCATAATGGATAGTGTGGGTATTGGCGCAATGCCGGATGCTGCCGCATACGGCGACACTGGCAGCAATACAATAGTTCATATTTCCAAAGCAGTAGGGGGACTAAAAATACCTAATCTGACCCGGATGGGACTAGCAAATATTACGGATATACCGTTTATTGCCGCGATAGCAGACCCTGCCGGTAACTACGGAAAGATGTCCGAGCTCTCCCCGGGGAAAGATACCACGACCGGCCATTGGGAAATAAGCGGTATCGTACTCAATGAGCCATTCCCGACATTTCCGTCGGCGTTCCCGAAGGAATTTATTAAACAGTTCGAACTGCGGATTGGACGGGAAACTCTTGGTAATGAGGTCGCATCCGGTACGGAGATTATTGAGCGACTTGGGGTCGAACATATGCGAACGGGTAAACCCATTGTCTACACCTCCGCTGATTCGGTATTTCAAATAGCGGCCCATGAAGAAATCATCCCTTTGGATGACCTGATGGCTATTTGCCGAACGGCAAGAGAAATGCTGGTTAATGAACTGGGTGTATCCCGAGTCATTGCCAGACCCTTTATCGGCGACACCGGCCATTTTCAGAGAACAACCAATCGACATGACTTTTCCGTAAAGCCGATGGAGAAAACGTTATTGGATCATGTCATCGCCAGAGGCCAAAAAGTCTTTGCTGTCGGTAAAATCAATGATATTTTTGCCGGACAGGGAATCAGCGAGTATGTTCTGACCAAGGGCAATGATGACGGCGTGAATAAGACAATCGATTATATGAAACGATATGAGCCCGGAATGATTTTCACCAACCTGGTGGACTTTGATATGGTTTATGGTCATCGCAATAATGTGAAGGGCTACGCGGAGGCGCTGGAAGCTTTTGATCGGCGTATTCCGGAGATTATTTCCGCTCTGCGTGACGACGATATACTGATTATCTCCGCAGATCATGGCTGTGATCCAACGACAGACAGCACAGACCATTCACGGGAGTACGTTCCTGTCCTGGCCTATGGACGGCAGCTGAAAAAGGGGATCAATTTAGGGACAAGGGAGTCTTTTGCTGATTTGGGGGCGACAATCGCCGAATATCTCGGAATTGAGCCCTTAGTACACGGTCAGAGTTTTTATTCATCTATTCGGATTTAG
- a CDS encoding purine-nucleoside phosphorylase, whose product MSVLKEASSYLQEKIQCIPEVGIILGSGLGKLADLVMDPVVINYSDIPHFPVSTVVGHSGKLIVGTLASRRVMVLQGRFHYYEGYGMHEVTFPVRVMQLLGIKGLIVTNAAGGVNQGYHPGDLVVIKDHINLMGDNPLRGANLTELGPRFPDLSEAYNAKWREYALSLMKEHGIEPQQGIYVALSGPSYETPSEIRYLRTIGADLVGMSTVPEVIAANHGGMRVLGISCVTNMAAGILRQKLDHQEVLATADRIEKTFVRYMTELVARLD is encoded by the coding sequence ATGTCAGTTTTAAAGGAAGCAAGCAGTTATTTACAGGAAAAAATACAATGTATCCCCGAAGTGGGAATCATCCTTGGGTCTGGTCTTGGTAAGCTGGCTGATTTGGTTATGGATCCTGTTGTCATCAATTACAGCGATATACCGCATTTTCCGGTTTCCACTGTCGTCGGCCACTCGGGCAAGCTCATTGTCGGTACGTTGGCTTCACGTCGGGTCATGGTTTTACAGGGACGTTTCCATTACTATGAAGGATATGGTATGCATGAAGTGACCTTTCCTGTCCGCGTCATGCAGTTGTTAGGCATCAAAGGGCTTATTGTGACGAACGCTGCCGGTGGTGTCAATCAAGGTTATCACCCCGGAGACCTCGTGGTGATTAAGGATCATATTAATCTCATGGGAGATAATCCGTTACGAGGTGCTAACCTTACGGAATTAGGGCCGCGTTTTCCTGATCTCAGTGAAGCTTATAACGCCAAATGGCGTGAGTATGCGCTGAGTCTCATGAAAGAACATGGTATCGAACCCCAGCAGGGGATCTATGTCGCCTTGAGCGGTCCGTCTTACGAGACACCCTCGGAGATCCGTTACTTGAGAACGATTGGGGCTGATCTGGTCGGCATGTCTACAGTACCGGAGGTCATTGCTGCTAACCATGGCGGCATGCGGGTCCTCGGCATATCCTGCGTAACGAATATGGCTGCTGGAATCTTGCGCCAGAAGCTGGATCATCAAGAGGTTCTGGCGACTGCTGATCGCATTGAGAAGACGTTTGTGCGCTATATGACTGAGTTAGTGGCGAGGCTGGACTAA
- a CDS encoding pyrimidine-nucleoside phosphorylase: MRMVELIEKKRNGKELTPQEIRFIIQGYVRNEIPDYQIAAWTMAVYFQGMTVKETAELTLAMAESGDQLDLSIPGRIFVDKHSSGGVGDKTTLIVAPMVAACGVPIAKMSGRGLGHTGGTIDKLSAIPGFQVELTEKKFLQQVQTIGLSVIAQTGSVVPADKKLYALRDVTATVDTIPLIASSIMSKKIAAGAQGIVLDVKYGSGAFMATLAEATKLADIMVGIGKNLNREMVAVLSDMSQPLGNAVGNAIEVLEAVDCLQGHGPADLMEVCMELGSWMLVLGKKADSTQDASIMLHEAIRTGKAFDKFLEFVRAQGGNERLVSKKELPLAPIKIAYCADKTGYIQHIDARTIGTLAMHLGAGRETKDSPIDLGSGVYLLKKTGDAIQAGEPVCYLYTSSPEKTPLALEKAAEAITLGDVRPYYQKLVSTVIR, from the coding sequence ATGCGGATGGTTGAGCTGATAGAAAAAAAGCGGAATGGCAAGGAACTGACGCCTCAAGAGATCCGCTTCATCATTCAGGGGTACGTCCGAAACGAAATCCCGGATTATCAAATCGCAGCGTGGACGATGGCGGTATATTTTCAGGGGATGACCGTTAAAGAAACAGCGGAGCTCACCTTGGCAATGGCTGAAAGCGGAGATCAGCTCGATTTGTCCATACCCGGCAGAATCTTTGTTGATAAGCATAGTTCTGGCGGAGTCGGGGATAAAACAACCCTGATCGTAGCGCCGATGGTAGCTGCCTGCGGCGTGCCGATTGCTAAAATGTCAGGACGCGGGCTCGGGCATACCGGCGGAACGATCGACAAACTATCGGCCATTCCCGGTTTTCAGGTGGAGCTGACAGAAAAAAAATTCCTGCAGCAGGTACAGACAATCGGCCTCTCCGTTATAGCCCAGACCGGCAGCGTTGTTCCGGCAGATAAAAAGTTATATGCCCTGCGCGATGTGACAGCGACTGTCGATACAATCCCACTTATCGCCTCATCAATCATGAGTAAAAAAATAGCAGCAGGAGCTCAAGGCATCGTGTTAGACGTAAAATACGGTTCGGGTGCTTTTATGGCGACACTGGCCGAGGCCACAAAACTGGCAGACATCATGGTTGGGATCGGGAAGAATCTGAACAGGGAAATGGTGGCTGTGTTAAGCGATATGTCTCAGCCGCTGGGAAATGCCGTCGGCAATGCGATTGAGGTTCTGGAAGCCGTCGATTGTTTGCAGGGCCATGGACCGGCCGATTTGATGGAAGTATGTATGGAATTGGGCAGCTGGATGTTGGTTCTTGGCAAGAAAGCCGACAGCACCCAAGATGCTTCCATAATGCTTCATGAAGCTATCCGAACCGGCAAAGCCTTTGATAAGTTCTTGGAATTTGTTCGGGCGCAGGGCGGTAATGAGCGATTAGTAAGCAAAAAAGAACTTCCCCTGGCACCAATAAAAATAGCTTATTGTGCTGATAAGACCGGTTATATTCAACATATTGATGCGCGCACGATCGGGACGTTGGCGATGCATCTCGGAGCGGGAAGAGAAACAAAAGACAGTCCCATCGATCTGGGATCAGGTGTCTATCTCTTGAAAAAAACAGGTGATGCCATTCAGGCAGGGGAGCCTGTGTGTTATCTTTATACTTCTTCCCCGGAAAAAACACCGCTTGCACTGGAGAAGGCAGCAGAGGCAATAACCTTAGGTGACGTTAGACCGTATTACCAAAAGTTGGTTTCAACCGTTATCCGATAA
- a CDS encoding sigma-54-dependent Fis family transcriptional regulator, translated as MREKVTEIKKRFLENDEDPRVSPYVPLEIAESWIRSKNNHVDPYTNHLGYMLSPEEQEILAESKKDLIEIAVPFMKKYLSLLSVSGYTLLLTDEKGTLLYVEGEGRNEPHLKFGSVVSEEYAGTNAHSLCVRLGQAVQFIGPYNYSVTLNENIVSAAPIFDENHHIIGALTIYQLIPENDISNMQTHSLGWVISMAYAIEQQLILKKSNNHLILSNGTLEATLSFVSGGLITLNKQGYISHINQEGNTILSLGFASLNDEHYSQYIKDTRPIKDALENGIPAHNHEVIIIKDHLEKRYLMTVNPVLDENNIPNGAVIHLSPIEGIKKLVNDLRGAQATYGFENLVGKSPIFLETIATAKQFSKMYANVLIQGESGTGKELFAQAIHKDFRPEGPFISINCSAMPRNLIESELFGYEGGAFTGAERKGRPGLIELANEGTLFLDEIGDMPLEIQPVLLRVLEDKKVLRIGGQKYIPVDFRVIAATNKDLKTMVMEKAFREDLYYRLAVFKLKIPSLRKKKDDILELANFFIQGTCKRVGRKEIPSLSSPVKEKLIEYNWPGNVRQLENAMVYAVTMAQSKLINLKDLPDDILYPEIISNQPSNAVSLEDAEKNAIKNAIIQTDYNVADAAEILGIAKSTLYNKLKQYNIPL; from the coding sequence ATGCGGGAAAAGGTCACGGAGATAAAGAAAAGATTTTTGGAAAACGATGAAGATCCAAGAGTGTCTCCCTATGTCCCATTAGAGATTGCCGAATCCTGGATTCGATCTAAAAATAATCATGTCGATCCCTATACAAATCATCTTGGCTATATGCTTTCACCTGAAGAGCAAGAAATTTTAGCAGAGAGTAAAAAGGATCTCATTGAAATTGCCGTCCCCTTTATGAAAAAGTACTTGAGCCTTTTATCAGTATCCGGATATACCCTGTTGCTGACCGATGAGAAAGGCACACTTCTTTATGTTGAGGGGGAAGGGCGAAACGAACCGCACTTAAAATTCGGATCCGTTGTCAGCGAAGAATACGCCGGCACAAACGCCCATAGTTTGTGTGTCCGCCTTGGGCAAGCCGTGCAATTTATCGGCCCTTATAATTACAGTGTCACATTGAATGAAAATATTGTATCGGCTGCTCCCATATTCGATGAAAACCATCATATTATTGGAGCGCTTACCATTTATCAGCTGATACCGGAAAACGACATCTCTAATATGCAAACACATTCTTTGGGCTGGGTCATTTCGATGGCTTATGCCATTGAACAACAGCTTATTCTAAAAAAATCCAATAATCATTTAATTCTAAGTAACGGAACCCTCGAAGCGACATTATCCTTTGTCAGCGGCGGTTTGATTACCCTGAACAAACAGGGCTATATTTCGCATATTAATCAAGAAGGTAACACTATTTTATCGCTTGGTTTTGCCAGTCTCAATGACGAGCACTATTCCCAATATATTAAAGATACAAGACCAATCAAGGATGCTTTAGAGAACGGCATCCCAGCCCATAATCATGAAGTAATCATCATTAAAGATCATCTTGAGAAACGTTACCTCATGACAGTCAATCCGGTTTTAGACGAGAATAATATTCCAAACGGTGCCGTCATCCATCTTTCTCCGATCGAAGGTATTAAAAAACTAGTCAATGACTTACGGGGCGCCCAAGCCACCTATGGCTTTGAAAATCTGGTAGGCAAAAGTCCGATATTCTTGGAAACAATCGCGACCGCCAAGCAATTCTCCAAAATGTACGCCAATGTTCTCATCCAAGGCGAAAGCGGGACAGGCAAAGAACTTTTTGCCCAAGCCATCCATAAAGATTTTCGGCCGGAAGGCCCGTTTATCTCCATTAACTGTTCAGCGATGCCGCGTAACCTTATCGAGAGCGAATTATTCGGTTATGAAGGCGGTGCCTTCACCGGCGCTGAGAGGAAAGGAAGACCCGGCCTGATCGAATTAGCCAATGAAGGAACACTCTTTTTAGATGAAATCGGGGATATGCCTTTGGAAATCCAACCCGTATTGCTGCGGGTTCTTGAAGACAAAAAGGTACTGCGTATCGGCGGCCAAAAATATATTCCTGTCGACTTCAGAGTGATCGCCGCAACCAATAAAGACCTGAAAACAATGGTGATGGAAAAAGCCTTCAGAGAGGACCTTTACTATCGCCTGGCTGTATTTAAACTTAAGATTCCGTCTCTAAGGAAAAAGAAAGACGATATTTTAGAACTGGCCAACTTTTTTATTCAGGGCACCTGCAAAAGAGTGGGAAGAAAAGAAATCCCCAGTTTAAGCAGTCCAGTCAAAGAAAAACTTATAGAATATAACTGGCCGGGAAATGTACGCCAATTAGAAAATGCGATGGTCTATGCCGTAACCATGGCTCAAAGTAAACTCATCAATCTCAAAGACCTGCCGGATGATATCCTCTATCCGGAAATAATCAGCAATCAGCCGTCAAATGCGGTTTCTCTCGAAGATGCGGAGAAAAATGCCATAAAGAATGCCATCATCCAAACCGATTATAATGTTGCCGATGCTGCTGAAATCCTGGGCATTGCCAAATCGACGCTCTATAATAAACTGAAGCAATACAATATCCCGTTGTAA
- a CDS encoding MFS transporter, whose protein sequence is MKKAWLMAIVAICSGVVFAISLFKVPPTMVLLMQEFNVSIAVIGLVMTAIAITSTVIALPGGAIMQKIGPKNMGLAAMACTLIGNLIGTFSSNFSLLIFSRAIEGFGFGLISLVVPTIIAAWFPAQKRGLPMAIWSLWVSIGMLIIFRMTNVIVPQFGWKGSWWLVTILFIIVGILFALIVRLPKEGEGANEPKLEQGEKVSLLEGFKSPMAWLLAIIFIAFGWPCAAFSGFYSTFLQQALGLDMAAANSIVSYATIGMIIGGILIGLLLNRIKNKNHGLVLIIIMALAAVFFYLQFEIKAVAILVPFVFASGVIQQLIPPTIFTIAPTAAGSPERIAATMGIISLGANLSGILSNTFTGPLVASFGGVWSKLSIFMLVITLVGVVAAIVLNMLLSKNYKAQSKVNPQV, encoded by the coding sequence ATGAAAAAAGCATGGCTTATGGCAATTGTTGCTATCTGCAGCGGAGTCGTCTTCGCAATTAGTTTGTTTAAAGTTCCGCCTACAATGGTTCTGCTCATGCAGGAATTTAATGTGAGTATTGCTGTTATCGGTTTAGTCATGACAGCGATAGCAATCACCAGTACGGTTATTGCCTTACCTGGCGGCGCTATTATGCAAAAAATCGGACCTAAGAATATGGGGCTGGCTGCGATGGCCTGTACCCTGATTGGCAACCTGATCGGTACTTTTTCCAGCAATTTTTCACTTCTCATCTTCAGTCGGGCGATTGAGGGTTTTGGATTTGGTCTAATCAGTTTAGTTGTTCCTACGATTATTGCCGCTTGGTTTCCAGCTCAAAAACGCGGACTTCCGATGGCTATATGGTCCCTGTGGGTATCCATTGGGATGTTGATTATATTTAGAATGACCAATGTTATCGTTCCCCAATTTGGCTGGAAGGGTTCTTGGTGGTTAGTGACGATTCTGTTTATTATTGTGGGTATTCTTTTTGCCTTAATCGTCAGACTTCCGAAAGAAGGAGAAGGCGCCAATGAACCTAAGTTGGAACAGGGCGAAAAAGTTTCTTTACTGGAAGGATTTAAATCGCCGATGGCCTGGCTGCTCGCCATCATCTTTATTGCTTTTGGCTGGCCGTGTGCTGCATTTTCCGGCTTCTATTCGACATTCCTCCAACAGGCTCTCGGATTGGACATGGCCGCTGCCAATTCCATTGTCAGTTATGCCACGATAGGCATGATCATTGGCGGCATCTTAATTGGTTTATTGCTCAACCGGATTAAAAACAAAAATCACGGTCTGGTCCTGATTATTATCATGGCGCTTGCTGCTGTTTTCTTCTACCTGCAATTCGAAATTAAAGCCGTGGCAATCCTGGTCCCGTTTGTATTTGCTTCAGGTGTTATACAGCAGCTGATTCCGCCGACGATATTTACCATAGCACCCACCGCAGCGGGCAGTCCCGAAAGAATTGCTGCAACCATGGGTATTATTTCTCTGGGCGCAAACCTCTCCGGGATTTTATCCAATACCTTTACCGGACCCCTCGTCGCTTCCTTTGGCGGTGTTTGGAGCAAACTCAGTATCTTTATGCTGGTAATTACATTAGTTGGTGTTGTCGCTGCCATTGTTTTGAACATGCTGCTGTCAAAGAACTATAAAGCGCAAAGCAAAGTCAATCCACAAGTATAG